TATAGTGGAGCGACATTCTATTATCAAGCGGCTCACTTAGCCGATCACCCTGCGCGTAGTGTGGTATGGATGGTCGCTATTATTCTACTGTTTGTCTTGACCTATCAGCTACTGAGACAAGTGGGTAAAAAAGAGCGCAGCTTAGAGGCAACGTTAGCGTGATCTTAGATGAACTGTATCAGTATATCGCCGCGCAAGGGATGGTTTCTCGTCGTGATTTAGCCAAACACTTTGGCATGAGTGATGACGGTGCTGATGCCATGCTTAACGTGTGGATCAAGAAAGGTAAGATAAGTCGCTT
The Vibrio navarrensis DNA segment above includes these coding regions:
- a CDS encoding FeoC-like transcriptional regulator yields the protein MILDELYQYIAAQGMVSRRDLAKHFGMSDDGADAMLNVWIKKGKISRLVDTNQANHVTRVRYTVTKQQGLSLTVTM